The proteins below are encoded in one region of Microbacterium pygmaeum:
- the hutU gene encoding urocanate hydratase, translating into MTTTDARTVRAARGNERTAKSWGAEAAKRMLMNNLDPEVAEHPEDLVVYGGTGKAARSWEAYDAIVRTLDELEPDETLLVQSGKPVGVFRTHEWAPRVLIANSNLVGDWATWPEFRRLEALGLTMYGQMTAGSWIYIGTQGILQGTYETFAAVARSLGRDDLAGTLTLTGGCGGMGGAQPLAVTLNGGAVLIVDVDESRLARRVEHGYLDEYTTDLDAAIERVVAAKEAGEALSVGVVGNAALVFPELLQRGIPIDIVTDQTSAHDPLAYLPVGVALEDWAAEAERDPEGFTDRARGSMAEQVAAMVGFQDAGATVFDYGNSIRREAELGGYPRAFEFPGFVPAYIRPQFAEGRGPFRWVALSGDPEDIRKTDRAVRELFPENAALVRWLEKAGETVRFEGLPARICWLGYQERHLAGLKFNEMVASGELSAPIVIGRDHLDAGSVASPYRETEAMADGSDAIADWPLLNALLNTASGASWVSIHHGGGVGIGRSIHAGQVAVADGTALAAEKLARVLTNDPGTGVMRHVDAGYDRAREVAVERGLKVPML; encoded by the coding sequence GCGCGCAGCGCGCGGCAACGAGCGCACCGCCAAGAGCTGGGGCGCCGAGGCCGCCAAGCGGATGCTCATGAACAACCTCGATCCCGAGGTCGCCGAGCACCCCGAAGACCTGGTCGTCTACGGCGGCACCGGCAAGGCCGCGCGCAGCTGGGAGGCGTATGACGCGATCGTGCGCACGCTCGACGAGCTCGAGCCCGATGAGACGCTGCTCGTCCAGTCGGGCAAGCCGGTCGGGGTGTTCCGCACGCACGAATGGGCGCCGCGCGTGCTGATCGCCAACTCGAACCTCGTCGGAGACTGGGCGACGTGGCCCGAGTTCCGGCGCCTCGAGGCGCTCGGCCTCACGATGTACGGCCAGATGACTGCCGGCTCGTGGATCTACATCGGCACGCAGGGCATCCTGCAGGGCACCTACGAGACGTTCGCGGCGGTGGCGCGGTCGCTGGGTCGCGACGATCTCGCGGGCACGCTCACCCTGACCGGCGGCTGCGGGGGCATGGGCGGCGCCCAGCCGCTCGCCGTCACGCTGAACGGCGGCGCGGTGCTGATCGTCGACGTCGACGAATCGCGTCTGGCGCGGCGGGTCGAGCACGGCTACCTCGACGAGTACACGACCGATCTCGACGCGGCGATCGAACGCGTCGTCGCAGCCAAGGAAGCGGGCGAGGCGCTGAGCGTGGGCGTCGTCGGCAATGCGGCCCTGGTCTTCCCGGAGCTGCTGCAGCGCGGCATCCCGATCGACATCGTCACCGACCAGACCAGCGCGCACGACCCGCTCGCCTACCTTCCCGTCGGGGTGGCGCTGGAGGACTGGGCGGCCGAGGCCGAGCGAGACCCCGAGGGCTTCACCGACCGCGCGCGCGGGAGCATGGCCGAGCAGGTGGCGGCGATGGTCGGATTCCAGGATGCCGGCGCCACCGTCTTCGACTACGGGAACTCGATCCGCCGCGAGGCCGAACTGGGCGGCTACCCGCGCGCGTTCGAGTTTCCAGGGTTCGTGCCGGCCTACATCCGCCCGCAGTTCGCCGAGGGTCGCGGGCCGTTCCGGTGGGTGGCCCTGTCGGGCGACCCGGAGGACATCCGCAAGACCGACCGCGCCGTGCGAGAGCTCTTCCCCGAGAACGCCGCGCTCGTGCGGTGGCTCGAGAAGGCGGGGGAGACCGTGCGCTTCGAGGGGCTCCCCGCCCGCATCTGCTGGCTCGGATATCAGGAGCGCCACCTCGCGGGCCTGAAGTTCAACGAGATGGTCGCCTCCGGCGAGCTGTCCGCGCCGATCGTCATCGGACGCGATCACCTCGACGCCGGATCGGTCGCCTCGCCGTACCGCGAGACCGAGGCGATGGCGGACGGATCGGACGCGATCGCCGACTGGCCGCTCCTGAACGCTCTGCTGAACACCGCGTCGGGGGCGTCGTGGGTGTCGATCCACCACGGCGGCGGGGTGGGCATCGGGCGCAGCATCCATGCCGGGCAGGTCGCCGTGGCGGACGGCACCGCGCTCGCCGCAGAGAAGCTCGCGCGCGTGTTGACCAACGATCCGGGGACCGGTGTGATGCGGCACGTGGATGCCGGATACGACCGCGCCCGCGAGGTGGCCGTGGAGCGCGGCCTGAAGGTGCCGATGCTGTGA
- the hutI gene encoding imidazolonepropionase: MSAVLITNIGELTTNVAAPGDPCGTLHDAAVLIEGDRIAWVGLAADAPRPDRTEIVDAGGRAVLPGFVDSHTHLVFGGDRAEEFEARMTGTPYAAGGIRRTVAATRAAGDDELRRRLAGFVAELHAQGTTTFEVKTGYGLTVRDEARLARLAAEVTPEVTFLGAHVVPAEYADRRDDYVELVCGAMLEACAPHSRWIDVFCERGAFAPDETRRILAAGIAHGLEARVHGNQLGEGEGVGIAVGLGAASVDHCTYLDDADIAALAGSETVATLLPGVEFSTRQPYPDARRLLDAGVTVAIASDCNPGSSFTSSMPLMIALAVREMGMTTAEAVWAATAGGARALRRDDVGAVAPGMRADLVLLEAPTRTHLAYRPGVPLIAGVFRGGSRL; this comes from the coding sequence ATGAGCGCCGTGCTGATCACGAACATCGGCGAGTTGACGACCAACGTCGCGGCGCCGGGCGACCCCTGCGGCACGCTGCACGATGCCGCCGTCCTGATCGAGGGCGACCGGATCGCGTGGGTCGGCCTTGCCGCGGACGCCCCGCGGCCTGACCGGACGGAGATCGTGGATGCGGGGGGCCGAGCCGTCCTCCCCGGCTTCGTCGACTCGCACACGCACCTCGTCTTCGGCGGCGACCGCGCCGAGGAATTCGAGGCGCGCATGACCGGCACGCCCTATGCTGCGGGGGGAATACGTCGCACCGTCGCGGCGACCCGTGCCGCAGGCGATGACGAGCTGCGTCGCCGGCTCGCGGGATTCGTGGCCGAGCTGCACGCGCAGGGCACGACGACCTTCGAGGTCAAGACCGGGTACGGGCTCACGGTCCGCGATGAGGCCCGTCTCGCCAGGCTTGCCGCCGAGGTCACGCCGGAGGTCACGTTCCTCGGCGCGCATGTCGTGCCCGCCGAGTACGCGGACCGGCGCGACGACTACGTCGAGCTGGTGTGCGGCGCGATGCTGGAGGCCTGCGCGCCCCACTCCCGCTGGATCGACGTGTTCTGCGAACGAGGAGCGTTCGCTCCCGACGAGACGCGCCGCATCCTGGCGGCCGGCATCGCCCACGGGCTGGAGGCCCGCGTGCACGGGAATCAGCTCGGCGAGGGGGAGGGCGTGGGGATCGCGGTCGGGCTCGGCGCAGCATCCGTGGATCACTGCACCTATCTCGATGACGCGGACATCGCCGCCCTCGCCGGATCCGAGACGGTCGCGACCCTTCTGCCGGGGGTCGAGTTCTCGACCCGCCAGCCGTATCCCGATGCGCGGCGGCTGCTGGATGCCGGCGTGACCGTGGCGATTGCGAGCGACTGCAACCCGGGCTCGAGTTTCACCAGCTCCATGCCGCTGATGATCGCGCTCGCCGTGCGCGAGATGGGGATGACGACGGCCGAGGCGGTCTGGGCGGCGACCGCCGGCGGCGCGCGGGCGCTGCGTCGCGACGATGTCGGCGCGGTCGCGCCGGGAATGCGCGCCGACCTCGTGCTGCTCGAGGCTCCGACCCGGACGCACCTCGCCTACCGGCCGGGCGTCCCGCTCATCGCCGGCGTGTTCAGGGGCGGCTCGAGGCTCTGA
- a CDS encoding SixA phosphatase family protein → MIRLALVRHAKSDWADANLADHDRPLNDRGARDAPRMAERLAASGFRPERILSSTALRARTTAADFAAEFGIEVELDPDLYGAPAGTLLRTAAASGAATVMIVAHDPGMSVLAGRLSDDGITHMPTCAVATFTWDEDDWDVASAVPPASWTFDTPR, encoded by the coding sequence ATGATCCGACTCGCTCTGGTGAGGCACGCGAAATCCGACTGGGCCGACGCGAACCTCGCCGACCACGACCGGCCGCTGAACGATCGCGGCGCGCGAGACGCTCCACGGATGGCGGAGCGTCTGGCCGCATCGGGATTCCGCCCCGAGCGCATCCTCTCCAGCACCGCCCTGCGCGCGCGCACCACCGCGGCCGACTTCGCCGCCGAGTTCGGCATCGAGGTCGAACTGGATCCGGACCTCTACGGCGCTCCCGCCGGAACGCTGCTGCGGACGGCGGCCGCATCCGGCGCGGCGACGGTCATGATCGTGGCCCACGACCCGGGCATGAGCGTGCTGGCGGGGCGCCTCTCCGACGACGGCATCACGCACATGCCGACGTGCGCGGTCGCGACCTTCACCTGGGATGAGGACGACTGGGACGTCGCGAGCGCCGTGCCCCCGGCATCCTGGACCTTCGACACCCCGCGCTGA
- a CDS encoding arginase family protein codes for MALAHDDLWPRAGDWPAASAVDGLLDLALVGVPTWRTSLSPTGARATPGAIRDALRRYSPTLIEGPVDLNALRIADAGDIPEPDGIVGEALVRERVAELAARSRLVVALGGDNSATYATAEGAAATGLITIDAHHDLRDGVSNGAPVRRLIEGGLDPARIVQIGIADFANSAAYARRAAEYGITVVPLEAVRQRGAADVLEQALSVAGSSAESRVHLDVDVDVCDRSVAPGCPASVPGGLAAWELRALVRAAASDPRLVSADIVEVDATADAPDGRTVRLAALCVLELIAGLAVRE; via the coding sequence GTGGCACTCGCGCATGACGACCTCTGGCCCCGCGCCGGCGATTGGCCGGCTGCCTCGGCGGTCGACGGACTCCTCGATCTCGCCCTGGTCGGTGTGCCCACCTGGCGCACCTCGCTGTCGCCGACTGGTGCGCGCGCCACGCCGGGCGCGATCCGCGATGCACTGCGCCGCTACAGTCCGACGCTGATCGAGGGTCCCGTCGACCTGAACGCGCTGCGCATCGCCGACGCAGGGGACATCCCCGAGCCCGACGGAATCGTCGGCGAGGCGCTCGTGCGCGAGCGTGTCGCGGAGCTCGCGGCGAGATCGCGACTGGTCGTCGCGCTCGGCGGCGACAACAGCGCGACGTATGCGACCGCAGAGGGCGCTGCCGCCACCGGCCTCATCACGATCGACGCGCACCACGACCTGCGCGACGGGGTGTCCAACGGCGCTCCGGTGCGACGCCTGATCGAAGGCGGGCTGGATCCGGCGCGCATCGTGCAGATCGGCATCGCCGATTTCGCCAACTCCGCCGCCTACGCGCGGCGGGCCGCCGAGTACGGCATCACGGTCGTCCCGCTGGAGGCGGTGCGCCAGAGGGGAGCCGCGGATGTCCTCGAGCAGGCTCTGTCGGTTGCAGGCTCCAGCGCTGAGAGCCGCGTCCACCTCGATGTCGACGTCGACGTCTGCGACCGATCGGTGGCTCCGGGATGCCCGGCCAGCGTTCCCGGCGGCCTGGCCGCATGGGAGCTGCGGGCACTCGTGCGGGCCGCGGCATCCGATCCCCGCCTCGTCTCCGCCGACATCGTCGAAGTGGACGCCACCGCCGACGCACCCGACGGGCGCACCGTACGCCTCGCGGCGCTGTGCGTGCTGGAATTGATCGCAGGATTGGCGGTACGCGAATGA
- a CDS encoding gamma-glutamylcyclotransferase family protein encodes MSAEPDQFLFSYGTLQQPDVQRDTFGRIVQSEDDVLPGYTVDYAEIEDSRVVELSGLAVHPIVRPTGDPRDKVVGRVLRVSDDELDAADEYEVHLYRRIQVALASGRRAWAYISI; translated from the coding sequence GTGAGCGCAGAGCCCGATCAGTTCCTCTTCAGCTACGGAACACTGCAGCAGCCCGACGTGCAGCGCGACACGTTCGGACGCATCGTCCAGAGCGAGGACGACGTGCTGCCCGGCTACACGGTGGATTACGCCGAGATCGAGGACTCGCGGGTGGTCGAGTTGTCCGGCCTCGCCGTGCACCCGATCGTGCGACCCACCGGCGACCCCCGCGACAAGGTCGTCGGAAGGGTGCTGCGGGTCAGCGACGACGAACTGGACGCCGCCGACGAGTACGAGGTGCACCTGTACCGTCGCATCCAGGTCGCGCTGGCCAGCGGGCGCCGCGCATGGGCGTACATCTCGATCTGA
- a CDS encoding DUF445 domain-containing protein has translation MARTPTALLSPADQERRRGLRVMKGVALGALLFMAVLFVVAFTLQEQYPWLAYVRAFAEGGMVGALADWFAVTALFRHPLGIPIPHTAIIPSRKDEIGRTLGEFVETEFLRGEVVRTKLEETAIAAKLGEWLRVPAHAERVAAEGSLMATGILNALSDDDVQDVITDLAREHLISPEWAPPLGGWLERIIESGAHHGAVDLGVDSIATWLAANHASFTGLVSRRLPGWVPSIAHRLVDDTVYNEAVKFISAVQADPRHPARIAIDGYLARLAENMQHDPDTIGRLEAAKSTLFDSPRVRELAVEAWNTAKAGLLKALADPGSGLRARAVQALSEVGERLATDAALQRRVDGWVTDAAVFLVDRYRHDIASIITDTVERWDAEETTEKIELMVGRDLQYIRLNGTVVGALAGLLIFTIAHALLG, from the coding sequence ATGGCCCGGACGCCGACGGCGCTGCTCTCCCCCGCCGACCAGGAACGCCGGCGCGGTCTGCGGGTGATGAAGGGCGTCGCCCTGGGCGCCCTGCTGTTCATGGCGGTACTGTTCGTCGTCGCCTTCACCCTGCAGGAGCAGTACCCCTGGCTGGCGTACGTGCGCGCGTTCGCGGAAGGCGGCATGGTCGGCGCGCTGGCCGACTGGTTCGCGGTGACCGCGCTGTTCCGGCATCCGCTCGGCATCCCCATCCCGCACACGGCGATCATCCCCAGCCGGAAGGACGAGATCGGCCGCACCCTCGGCGAGTTCGTGGAGACGGAGTTCCTGCGCGGCGAGGTCGTGCGCACCAAGCTCGAGGAGACGGCGATCGCGGCCAAGCTCGGCGAGTGGCTGCGCGTTCCCGCGCACGCCGAGCGGGTTGCGGCCGAGGGGTCGCTGATGGCGACCGGCATCCTCAACGCACTGAGCGACGACGACGTGCAGGACGTCATCACCGACCTCGCGCGCGAGCACCTCATCTCCCCGGAATGGGCACCGCCGCTGGGCGGCTGGCTCGAGCGCATCATCGAATCCGGCGCCCATCACGGCGCGGTCGACCTCGGCGTGGACAGCATCGCGACCTGGCTGGCCGCCAACCACGCTTCTTTCACCGGCCTGGTCTCGCGGCGTCTGCCCGGCTGGGTGCCGTCGATCGCCCACCGCCTGGTGGATGACACCGTCTACAACGAGGCGGTCAAGTTCATCTCCGCGGTGCAGGCCGACCCCCGGCATCCGGCCCGCATCGCCATCGACGGATACCTCGCCCGCCTCGCCGAGAACATGCAGCACGATCCGGACACGATCGGACGGCTCGAGGCCGCCAAGTCGACGCTCTTCGACAGCCCGCGGGTGCGCGAGCTGGCCGTCGAGGCATGGAACACGGCCAAGGCCGGCCTCCTGAAGGCGCTGGCCGATCCCGGGAGCGGACTCCGCGCTCGCGCGGTGCAGGCATTGAGCGAGGTCGGCGAACGACTGGCGACGGATGCCGCGCTCCAGCGGCGCGTGGACGGATGGGTGACGGATGCCGCGGTGTTCCTCGTCGACCGCTACCGCCACGACATCGCCTCGATCATCACGGACACCGTGGAACGGTGGGACGCCGAGGAGACCACGGAGAAGATCGAGCTCATGGTCGGTCGCGATCTGCAGTACATCAGGCTGAACGGCACCGTGGTCGGTGCGCTCGCTGGATTGCTGATCTTTACGATCGCGCACGCGCTGCTGGGCTGA
- a CDS encoding acyl-CoA dehydrogenase family protein → MSSFDPRTHLPDDLLERVRSRAAAHDQENSFPDADLADLQAAGYLSILVPGELGGAGLSLAEASALQQRLAGAAPATALAINMHLVWTGVAKVLADRGIDDLRFVQEGAVAGEVFAFGISEAGNDLVLFGSDTDATPRPDGSYAFTGTKIFTSLAPVWTQLGLHGLDTTSADAPQMVYAFIPRSDAVRVRDDWDTLGMRGTQSRTTELHAAVAPADRVVRRIAAGPNPDPLVFGIFSVFEILLASVYTGIARRALELAVTTAHHRRSKKSGKTYASDPDIRWRVADMALAYDALPPQIEALARDVDGIADHGGQWFALLSGLKHRAVTTAKQVVDDAMLVAGGSSYFSSSELSRLYRDVLAGRFHPSDPESAHATVAGAWLGPVEP, encoded by the coding sequence GTGAGCTCTTTCGATCCCCGCACCCACCTGCCCGATGATCTCCTCGAGCGCGTGCGGTCGCGGGCGGCGGCGCACGATCAGGAGAACTCGTTCCCGGACGCCGATCTGGCAGACCTCCAGGCGGCGGGGTACCTGTCGATCCTCGTTCCTGGTGAGCTCGGCGGCGCGGGACTGAGCCTGGCCGAGGCATCCGCTCTGCAGCAACGGCTCGCCGGCGCAGCCCCCGCGACCGCGCTCGCGATCAACATGCACCTGGTCTGGACGGGCGTGGCGAAGGTGCTCGCCGATCGCGGCATCGACGACCTGCGCTTCGTGCAGGAGGGAGCGGTCGCCGGCGAAGTCTTCGCCTTCGGCATCAGCGAAGCCGGCAACGACCTCGTGCTGTTCGGGAGCGATACGGATGCCACGCCCCGGCCGGACGGCTCGTACGCGTTCACCGGCACCAAGATCTTCACCTCGCTCGCCCCCGTGTGGACGCAGCTGGGGCTGCACGGCCTGGACACGACGTCCGCGGACGCGCCGCAGATGGTCTACGCCTTCATCCCGCGCTCGGACGCGGTGCGCGTCCGAGACGACTGGGACACCCTCGGCATGCGCGGGACGCAGTCGCGCACCACCGAGCTGCACGCCGCCGTGGCGCCCGCCGACCGGGTGGTGCGCCGCATCGCTGCGGGACCGAACCCCGACCCGCTCGTCTTCGGCATCTTCAGCGTCTTCGAGATCCTCCTGGCCTCCGTCTACACCGGCATCGCCCGGCGCGCGCTCGAGCTCGCCGTGACCACCGCGCATCACCGACGCTCGAAGAAGTCCGGGAAGACCTACGCGTCCGACCCGGACATCCGCTGGCGGGTGGCCGACATGGCACTGGCCTACGACGCGCTCCCGCCGCAGATCGAGGCGCTGGCCCGTGACGTCGACGGGATCGCCGATCACGGCGGCCAGTGGTTCGCCTTGCTGTCGGGCCTCAAGCACCGCGCAGTGACGACGGCCAAGCAGGTCGTCGACGACGCGATGCTGGTCGCCGGCGGCTCGTCGTACTTCTCCTCGAGCGAGCTCAGCCGCCTGTACCGCGACGTCCTGGCGGGTCGGTTCCATCCCTCCGACCCGGAGTCCGCGCATGCCACGGTCGCCGGCGCGTGGCTCGGACCGGTCGAGCCGTGA
- a CDS encoding alpha/beta fold hydrolase: MTAAVTLPTISWGDPSADRRALLVHGLGSNGPLMWRYGVALAEAGWRADAVDLRGHGTAPRTLDYTIDAYAADLAAITAADGRPWDLVVAHSLGGAAATVAAAAHPAWTARLVLIDPAIHLADRDRAVVRESQERSFADPSEDAVRAEHPHWHEQDVELKALSAQQASRWAVEQTSIQNSDWDVRGAAARLSMPTHVIASDPEVYSIFTEPLASEVLANPAISMSVIVGAGHSPHRDKPDETIARFLRVLED, encoded by the coding sequence ATGACCGCTGCCGTGACGCTGCCCACGATCTCGTGGGGCGATCCTTCCGCCGACCGTCGCGCCCTCCTCGTCCACGGGCTCGGCTCCAACGGGCCGCTGATGTGGCGATACGGTGTGGCGCTGGCCGAGGCGGGATGGAGAGCGGATGCCGTGGACCTCCGCGGCCACGGAACGGCCCCGCGCACCCTGGACTACACGATCGACGCGTACGCCGCCGATCTCGCTGCGATCACCGCTGCGGACGGTCGCCCGTGGGACCTGGTCGTCGCCCACTCCCTGGGCGGTGCCGCCGCGACGGTCGCCGCGGCGGCCCACCCCGCATGGACCGCGCGCCTCGTCCTCATCGATCCCGCGATCCATCTCGCCGACCGTGACCGGGCAGTCGTGCGGGAGAGTCAAGAGCGGTCCTTCGCCGACCCGTCCGAGGACGCCGTGCGCGCAGAGCACCCGCACTGGCACGAGCAGGACGTCGAACTGAAGGCCTTGTCGGCGCAGCAGGCGAGCCGATGGGCGGTCGAGCAGACCAGCATCCAGAACAGCGACTGGGACGTGCGCGGTGCCGCAGCCCGGCTGAGCATGCCGACCCACGTCATCGCCTCGGATCCCGAGGTGTACTCGATCTTCACCGAGCCGCTCGCCTCCGAGGTGCTGGCCAACCCGGCGATCTCGATGTCGGTGATCGTCGGCGCCGGCCACTCCCCGCATCGGGACAAACCGGACGAGACGATCGCCCGATTCCTGCGAGTGCTCGAGGACTGA
- a CDS encoding pilus assembly protein CpaE, which produces MISTDMAVSLRAAGLAWHPRSGDRFQLNEPEFEADVFTVSEMTIEPREYPTGKILAFNGTTEWALDSVALEDALWLPREDQLRELLRGAFRSLRRLEDSYEVAITVRGEEFSFEHPEPADAYAFAVLELLGRIA; this is translated from the coding sequence ATGATCTCGACGGACATGGCAGTGTCACTACGCGCGGCGGGGCTGGCGTGGCATCCGCGCTCGGGTGACCGGTTCCAGTTGAACGAGCCCGAGTTCGAGGCGGACGTCTTCACGGTCAGCGAGATGACCATCGAGCCGCGCGAGTATCCGACCGGGAAGATCCTCGCCTTCAACGGGACCACCGAATGGGCGCTGGACTCGGTCGCCCTCGAGGACGCGCTGTGGCTCCCTCGGGAGGATCAGCTGCGCGAGCTGCTGCGCGGCGCGTTCCGGTCGCTGCGGCGTCTGGAGGACTCGTATGAGGTGGCGATCACGGTGCGCGGCGAGGAGTTCTCCTTCGAGCACCCCGAGCCCGCCGATGCCTACGCCTTCGCCGTCCTCGAGCTGCTGGGCCGCATCGCCTGA